The nucleotide window TTCATTGAATCCAAATTTCTCGCGGATCTTCTGATCGCTGGTCAGCGTGGAATCGCACAGAAAAGCTGCAATCATCGCGTCGATCCGCATGCCGTTCAGCGTGAGTCCGGCCCGGTCAGCCAAATGCAGGCAGGCCTTGACATCGTATACGATCTTCGTTTTTTCACCGGCCAGATAATCCAGTAAGTCTTCATCCTGACGGACATTCTCAATCGTCATGTATACACCCTGACCCGCATATGCCAGCGCCAGCCCATGAACATCGGCAAAATACACTGACGGCTGATCCTGATCAAGCACCAGAACGGCGTTATCCTGCATTAAAGCCTGCGGACAGCGCTGCACCTCAGTGATCGTCAATGCTGGGATGTCCGGTGTGTTGGCCTCAGTCTGCTGCTGAATCTCAGAATCCAGCTTATTCGCCAGCGAGTTCATTTCGTAACGTACATAGAACTGACGCAGTGGTTCCGGCGTAATGTGAAACGCAAACTCTTCTGTTTCAAACGGAATTTCAACATCTGTTTTGATTGTCGCCAGCTTCTTGGACAGCAGCGCCTGTTCATGAAACGCTTCGACATTTTCCTTCAGCTTGCCTTTCAGCTGATCCGTATTGGCGATCAGATTTTCCACCGTTCCAAACTGTTCCAGCAGCTTTAAGGCGGTCTTTTCACCGACCTTCGGGATACCTGGAATATTATCTGAAGCATCGCCCATCAGGCCCTTGAGATCCCGGATCTGATCCGGTGTGATTCCCATTTTTTCCTTCAAGCTGGCGACCGTCATTTCCTCAATGTCGCTGATCCCTTTTTTCATCAGCCAGACCGAGGTCGTATCATCGATCAGCTGCAGCATATCGCGGTCCGAGCTTAAGACATTGATGTCCCAATCCGGATATTTTTTGATCATGGATCCGATGATATCGTCAGCTTCGATATCCGTCATTTCAAACTGCTTGATCCCTGCGGCTTCCAAATATTCCCGTGCGATCGGAAACTGCTCCACCAGAGCCTCCGGTGTTTCCTTGCGTCCGCCCTTATACTCAGCGAACAGCTCATGCCGAAAAGTATGCTTTCCCTTATCAAAAGCCACCAGCATCGCATCCGGCTGAATGATCTGCACCGCCTTGTTGATCATCATCGCAAAGCCGTAAATCGCATTGGTCGGAATGCCGGTTGAGGTCGACATCGGCCGCATAAAGGTTGCATAAAATGCTCGAAAGAGCATGGAATTCCCATCGACTAACAACATTTTCTTCATGGATTAATCTCCTTCTGTTTTTCAATTTGATTCAATCTTTATTTTACCATAAGCCCCGGTGAATATCAAAACAAGCGCTAACGTCTTTCCCGCTTTCCAAGCACCAACAAAACAGCCTGGAACTGTCCACAACGGGAAACGGCGGCGCTTCTGCAAAGATCCGGCGCAGAATAAAAAACGCAAAGAGAATCGCTTCCCTCTGCGCTGTTTGATCGAAACATTCTAATTGAATCCAAACCTTGTTTACTCGTCATCCTCTGCGGCATCGGCATCCGCAGCTGGTTCCTGGACCGCCGGATTCAAATCATCTTCCGCCATGCTTTCCAGCTGATTCAGATTTTCGACCATGATCGACATGTAATCTTTATTATCCTCACGCTGATCTGCCGATAAGCTGGACAGATTGCTTAAATCCACCCGCTGCAGATTCAATTCCTCTGACAGCTGATTAAACAAAGCAAGCATATCCTCGGTCATATTCGGTTCATAGGCGATATACTTGACGTTATCCTCCATGATTTTTGTCTTGATGATATCCAGCTGCCGGGCGTTGGGCAGCACGCCGTACTTCGATAAAATGACCGGATAGACCTGAATCCCATAAGTCTTCTGCCAATTGCCGAAGCTGGCGGTCATCGTAACGAACTTGATCGTTTTCTTTTCATTTTTCAGCGTACTGGACAAACTTTGATATTCCGCATCCAGACGCACCAGCTCGCTTTCCAGCTGACTGTAATTTTCTTCAAAATAACGGCTTTCCTCGACATAGTTTTCACACAGCCAGTCACGGATCTCCTTCGCCATGCTCGTCATCGCGATCGGATCCATCCACAGTGTCAAATCCTTTTCATTGACGTCAATCGCATCGAATGCATCGCCCTTATAATACGCACTTTCGACAAACTGTTCGACATCATTGGCGATAACGCGGGTATAACGCTTAAAAGAATAGATTGAATTGTTGACCGACAGATCCTTCACGGCAGCCGAGCTGGATGAACGGATTTCCGGCAGCACCAGCTGAAAATACGGTTCGAGCTGACCGATATGCAGCACCAGATCCGCATCCTTCACGCGCTCTTTCAGATCCGCGGCAGCACTGGCCCGCTGCACGATCACCTCGTCCTGCAGACTTTGAATTTCAATTCGGTCTCCGCCGATCTTTTCCAGAAGATATCCCAGCGGATAAACCGTATATACTACCTTTTTCTTATCGGTTGCGCAGCCGGTCAAAGACGTCAGCAGCAAGCCCAGAAGAACGAGAAGAATAATTTTCTTTTGCATGGATGGTCCTCACTTCCTTTTAGGATTATAGCATATTCTGCCCTTGAAAAAAACCCTCTTCCGCATGCCTTCTTCCCGTCCGCTGTATGTTTGAAAAGTTGACTTTCAGATCAGCCAGTCCCGCGGTTTAGAGCGGATCGGCCGGGTCTTGCCAAATCGCCGCATCAGCCATTGTTTTTCATCGATCAGCCCGTCTTGCTCCAAAATGACGTTATGCCGCTGCCGGTACAGATCCTGATGACGGTGCAGCTTCAGCGGCAGCCGGCGCGGATGAATCAGCCGATACAGATAAAATTGTTCTGCCTGATAAGTCCGCTGACGCCAGCTGAGCACATTGACAAAAAACAGAAATCCAAACACACCCAGCGTCATCGGATTGCGGTTCATCCACTGAACAAACACAATCGGCGTCAGAATGGCTGATACCACAAACGTTAACGACTGCGCCGTTTTATACGGCAGCCAGCAGTGCCGCAGCGATTGAACGATCCGGCCTCCGTCCAACGGATACAGCGGCAGAATGTTGAACAGAAAAACGGAACGGTTGATGTTCAGCACCCATTCCAGCATCACCGGTGAAATCCAGCCCAGCCGGGCCAAGCCGCCGTAAAGCAGCGGAATTAAACCATGCATCGCCAACCCGCCCGCCAGGATCACAAGCTCCTCCCATCCGTCCCGATCACCGAAATGTTCCAGCGTCAGCGCTAAACCAAACGGCAGAATCGAAAGCTGGCGGATCGGATAATGGAAGAAGCAGGCCCAGAAAGCATGGCCGCTCTCATGCAGCGCGAGAATGAAAAAGATATGAGCTAAAGGCGTCGCCGCGTGAGAAAAAAAAGCCAGGGCTGCCACCAAGATGGTAAAACCGCTGACTTTGATTTTAATCTTCATCGCCCATTGCCCGCTGCAGCGTCACCGGCTGGCCCTGTTCGCTGAATTCCAGGTAAACCGCATCCTGCACGGCCCCGATTGCCGTCCCCTTTAAAATCCGGTCGTTGGGATGGACCTGAACCTCCATCAGCGCGCCATAGGTCACTAAGACGCCGTTATCCTGTTTTACCATTACGATAGAACCGCTTTCCTGCTCGCCGATATACAGCACTACACCATCCGCGATGCACTGCACCT belongs to Holdemania massiliensis and includes:
- a CDS encoding metal ABC transporter solute-binding protein, Zn/Mn family; the encoded protein is MQKKIILLVLLGLLLTSLTGCATDKKKVVYTVYPLGYLLEKIGGDRIEIQSLQDEVIVQRASAAADLKERVKDADLVLHIGQLEPYFQLVLPEIRSSSSAAVKDLSVNNSIYSFKRYTRVIANDVEQFVESAYYKGDAFDAIDVNEKDLTLWMDPIAMTSMAKEIRDWLCENYVEESRYFEENYSQLESELVRLDAEYQSLSSTLKNEKKTIKFVTMTASFGNWQKTYGIQVYPVILSKYGVLPNARQLDIIKTKIMEDNVKYIAYEPNMTEDMLALFNQLSEELNLQRVDLSNLSSLSADQREDNKDYMSIMVENLNQLESMAEDDLNPAVQEPAADADAAEDDE
- a CDS encoding site-2 protease family protein yields the protein MKIKIKVSGFTILVAALAFFSHAATPLAHIFFILALHESGHAFWACFFHYPIRQLSILPFGLALTLEHFGDRDGWEELVILAGGLAMHGLIPLLYGGLARLGWISPVMLEWVLNINRSVFLFNILPLYPLDGGRIVQSLRHCWLPYKTAQSLTFVVSAILTPIVFVQWMNRNPMTLGVFGFLFFVNVLSWRQRTYQAEQFYLYRLIHPRRLPLKLHRHQDLYRQRHNVILEQDGLIDEKQWLMRRFGKTRPIRSKPRDWLI